A region of the Cricetulus griseus strain 17A/GY chromosome 7, alternate assembly CriGri-PICRH-1.0, whole genome shotgun sequence genome:
CTTGCCCATCATTTCAGATGGAGAATATTCTTCTGGATGAGCGAGGTATGTCTTCTCCAGCCTCAAGATGAATGGtacctttgttaaaaaaaaaaaaaaaagacacatgtcGAAACCTGTCTCCTTATTCCATAGGCCACCTGAAACTGACAGACTTTGGTCTGTCTCGACGCCTATCCCAGGGAGCACGAGCCTATACTATCTGTGGTACTCTTCAGTATATGGGTGAGAGAGAAGCTAAAGCTCTGGTGGGGAGGATGACTTAGAGAAGTGAGTGACAAGTACCTTTCATCCCACAGCCCCAGAGGTCCTAAGTGGTGGGCCTTACAACCACACTGCTGACTGGTGGTCCCTGGGAGTGCTGCTTTTCTCTCTGACAACTGGCAAGGTGAGAGAATGGAAGTGGTGCTGAGCAGGGAAGAGAGCTTTGCTTTGCAGGAAAGGCCCTTAGAAAGCCTTGCCTTCTTCCCACTCCCTACCTCTTTAACTCAGTTCCCAgtggctgcagagagagatcatgtgaCCATGCTGGCAAGTGTGACCCACTGTAAATCTGAGATGCCAGCTTCTATCACTCAGGAGCTCTCACTCCTGCTTCATGAGGTAGGTTGCATACTGCTTTCCTTTTTGACTCCCAAGCTTGTCATCGTTGCCTTTTCATTGAAGTGACATTTCCCAGCTCTGTTCTCACTCCGACTACCCATTTCCCCTGTAACTGGTAGTGCAGATCTCATTCCTGAGTTCCTCACCCAGAATGGACAGGTCCTTCTGAAGAGCATGGGCCAGTGCTACCTTATCATCTGCAAATCCATCTCCTCTATCCTCACCAGTCCTCCCACTCTTTGTGGTCaccatgtttctttctcttcacaGATTTTCTGTGCTTTAGGGTCTCCCTGCCTTCCATAGCTCCCCCCAGCTCCTCTTTCTTATCCCAATCTCACTCTGTTTTCCTTCAGCTCTTATGCCAGAACCCTCTGCACCGTCTACGTTATCTGCATCATTTCCAGGTACACCCTTTCTTTCGGGGTGTGCCCTTTGACCCTGAGCTCCTAAAGAAGCAGCCAGTGAACCTTGTCATGGACACACAATACACCAGTGGGCTGGAATCCGTGCCCTTCAAGGACTTTGACTGTGACCTGGAGTCCTGGGTCCACTCCATCTCTGCTGATTCCCTACTGTAGATTGGAGCCCAGCTGGGAACCTGAGGATCCCTACTACCAGCTCAGTACCACCACCATGAGGACCCAGCTTTTCCTTGTTTGTCCCTTACTATTCTGTTGTAGGTATTGGAGCAGTTTAAGTCTTTGGCATTCTGCAACTGATAGCCAAAACTGCCCCTGATGCTTTCCTATCATACAACCCACCTTTCAATCGCAGGCCAAGGCAGTGACCTCTATTTCACTTCTCCAGTACTTTCACTTAAGTTCCCAAACAAAGGCTTCTTAAACTTTACCTTATTCGTGTTTTTCTACCATACGTCCTTTCTTGGGCAATAATGACACTTTGTGGGATCCCGAGGTGCTTTTTATATGTTTAACAAGCTAGTCAGAAGcaaaatgaatgttttttaaagattgcaAAAGCTGGCATTTCAACACCTGAACAAATACATAGTTAAAAAATATgactggccaggtggtggtggcccatgcctgtaatcctagcactggggaggcagaggcaggtcaatctctgtgagtttgaggccagtatggtcaacagagcaagttccagcacagccaagactgttacacagagaaaccctgtctggaaaaaacagcCCCCCTCCCAAGAAAAGTGACCTAGAAGCTGGACAGATAGCTCAGTGTTAACAATgatcattgctcttgcagaagactcttGAGTTTTAGCACCCTCATTGGGTACCTCACAAGTACCTATAAATACAGCTCCAGGGAAATCTCACACCTCTGTCTTCCTCAGATGTGactacccacatacatacatacatacatacatacatacatacatatatatatatatatatatatatatatatatccacacagacacacaaaaataatttaaaataaaaatgtaaatgccaggcatgatggcacatgcctttaattccaacacccaacaaggcagttggatctctgtgacttttgcctgatttacatggtgagttccaggatagccaggctacatactgaaataaaatataaaataaataaaatataaaaaaataaagagcaaaatgGTCCAGCAGGTAAGGGACTTGCCGTGAAGCCTGATTacacatgagtttgatccccaagactcCCATGGGATAAGGAAAGACTGACTCCCACAACATGTATGCaatccccccaaataaataaatagatgaatgtaATTGAGGAAATGTGATCTAGAATCTTGAAGCCATCCttcaataaatacaatttttaaaaattaggaaatgagccgggcagtggtggcaaacacctttaaccccagcactcgggaggcagaggtgggaggatctctgtgagttcgagaccagcctggtctacaagagctagttccaggacagcctccaaaaccacagagaaaccctgtcttgggggggtggggtggatggaTCTAATAGTTGCCTAAtgtgaggaagaaaataaaacttcatgGGCAGATTATGTCTCCTCTAGTATAACAAGAGAGTCTCCTaaatctattaaaaaacaaagcctCCTAAAAAGACATAAGGATTATTAAAATGATCATATTCCCATACAGTCCAAGATTcagagttgttgttgttgtttttccccttTTGATCTTTACCAGCAGAGGCCCAGGGATTCATCCCAGATGAGCACACAGCAGTCTTGGGACTTTTAGGGGAGAAGAGTTGGTTGTCAGGATACAAAGCAACAGCTCTCCAAGGCTTTGGCCCTGAGCCATTATTGGCTCTGTTAAGCATATTCCTGGTTTTGAACTAAGGTCCTCCTCCGTACATCAGGTCTCAGGGAAAGTCTTGATTAGCCTAGCTCCCAACACCTTTAGTTTTAAGATTCAGAgattttgtgttgttatt
Encoded here:
- the Rskr gene encoding ribosomal protein S6 kinase-related protein isoform X2 yields the protein MGTIRSGLEELWVLQRHQEPLQPVPLPLEKPLSEWPVPQFISLFLPEFPMRPVRGQQELKILGLVAKGSFGTVLKVLDCAQKAVFAVKVMPKIKVLQRDTLRQCKEEVSIQRQMNHPFVHSLGDSWQGRRHLFISYLHDLGIIHRDVKMENILLDERGHLKLTDFGLSRRLSQGARAYTICGTLQYMAPEVLSGGPYNHTADWWSLGVLLFSLTTGKFPVAAERDHVTMLASVTHCKSEMPASITQELSLLLHELLCQNPLHRLRYLHHFQVHPFFRGVPFDPELLKKQPVNLVMDTQYTSGLESVPFKDFDCDLESWVHSISADSLL